The Sorex araneus isolate mSorAra2 chromosome 5, mSorAra2.pri, whole genome shotgun sequence genome has a segment encoding these proteins:
- the KDR gene encoding vascular endothelial growth factor receptor 2 → MESKALLAIALWLCVETRAASGGLPGVSLDPPRLSIQKDILTIMANTTLQITCSGQRDLDWLWPNNQTGSEQRVEITECSDDVFCKTLVIPNVIGNDTGAYKCFYQDTDTSSVIYVYVQDYRSPFITSVSDQHEVVYITESKNKTVVIPCLGSTADLNVSLWARYPEKKFIPDGNKIFWDSKKGFTIPSYLISYAGMVFCEAKINDETYQSIVYIVAVVGYRIYDLVLSPASGIELSVGEKLVLNCTARTELNVAIKFHWVYPSLKHGHKKIGNRNTDIQYGTETKKFLNSFTIDGVTRNDQGWYTCVASSGLMTKRNSTFVRVYEKPFVAFESSMESLVEATLGDRLRIPVKYLGYPAPEIKWYKNGRPLESNHTIKVGHVLTIMEVSEKDTGNYTIILTNPISKEKQSHKLSLIVNVPPQIGEKSLISPVDSYQYGTTQTLTCTVYAVPPPQHIHWYWQLEEECTYKPTQGLLTTNSYVCKEWRNVEDFQGGNKIEVSKNQFALIEGKNKTVSTLVIQAANVSALYKCEAINKAGSGERVISFHVTRGPEITLQPGTQPTEQESVSLYCAADRTMFENLMWYKLGPQALPIHSGELPTPVCKNLDALWKMNATLFSNSTNDILIMEFQNTSLQDQGNYVCFAQDRKTKKRHCVIRQLTVLERMAPLITGNLENQTASIGETIEVSCTASGNPSPQIIWFKDNETLVEDSGIVLKDGNRNLTIRRVRKEDEGLYTCQACSVLGCAKVEAFFIIEGAQEKTNLEVIILVGTAVIAMFFWLLLVIVLRTVKRANGGELKTGYLSIVMDPDELPLDEHCERLPYDASKWEFPRDRLKLGKPLGRGAFGQVIEADAFGIDKTATCKTVAVKMLKEGATHSEHRALMSELKILIHIGHHLNVVNLLGACTKPGGPLMVIVEFCKFGNLSTYLRSKRNEFIPYKSKGARFRQGKEYVGEITMDPKRRLDSITSSQSSASSGFVEEKSLSDVEEEEVSEDLYKNFLTLEHLICYSFQVAKGMEFLASRKCIHRDLAARNILLSEKNVVKICDFGLARDIYKDPDYVRKGDARLPLKWMAPETIFDRVYTIQSDVWSFGVLLWEIFSLGASPYPGVKIDEDFCRRLKEGTRMRAPDYTTPEMYQTMLDCWHGEPNQRPTFSELVEHLGNLLQANAQQDGKDYIVLPISEILSVEEDSGLSLPTSPVSCMEEEEMCDPKFHYDNTAGISQYLQNSKRKSRPVSVKTFEDIPLEEPEVKVIPDDNQTDSGMVLASEELKTLEDRTKLTPSFSGLMPSKSKESVASEGSNHTSGYQSGYHSDDTDTTVYSSEEAELLKLVEIGPQVGSAAQVPHPDSGSTLSVPPV, encoded by the exons ATGGAGAGCAAGGCGCTGCTGGCCATCGCTTTGTGGCTCTGCGTGGAGACCCGGGCTGCCTCGGGGG gTTTGCCTGGTGTTTCTCTTGATCCTCCTAGGCTCAGTATACAGAAAGACATACTTACAATTATGGCTAATACAACTCTTCAAATTACATGCAG TGGGCAGAGGGACTTGGACTGGCTCTGGCCCAACAATCAGACTGGTTCTGAGCAAAGAGTGGAGATAACAGAGTGCAGTGATGACGTCTTTTGTAAGACACTTGTGATTCCAAATGTGATTGGAAATGATACAGGAGCCTACAAGTGCTTTTACCAGGACACGGACACGTCCTCAGTCATCTATGTCTACGTTCAAG ATTACAGGTCTCCATTTATTACTTCAGTTAGTGACCAGCACGAAGTGGTGTACATCACtgagagcaaaaacaaaactgtggTGATTCCATGCCTTGGGTCCACTGCAGACCTCAACGTGTCCCTTTGGGCA AGGTATCCAGAAAAGAAGTTTATTCCTGATGGTAACAAAATTTTCTGGGACAGTAAGAAGGGCTTTACTATTCCAAGCTATTTGATAAGCTATGCTGGCATGGTCTTCTGTGAAGCAAAAATTAATGATGAAACTTACCAGTCTATTGTGTATATAGTTGCAGTTGTAG GCTACAGGATTTATGATCTGGTTCTGAGCCCTGCTTCTGGAATCGAGCTCTCTGTTGGAGAGAAGCTTGTTTTAAATTGTACAGCAAGGACCGAACTCAATGTGGCGATTAAATTCCACTGGGTATATCCTTCTTTGAAG CACGGGCATAAAAAAATAGGGAACCGGAATACAGACATCCAGTATGGGACTGAGACGAAGAAATTTCTTAATAGCTTCACTATAGATGGTGTGACTCGGAATGACCAAGGATGGTACACCTGTGTGGCTTCTAGTGGACTGATGACCAAGAGAAACAGCACATTTGTCAGGGTCTATG aaAAGCCCTTCGTTGCTTTTGAGAGTAGCATGGAATCTCTGGTGGAAGCAACACTAGGAGACCGCCTGAGAATCCCTGTGAAGTACCTGGGTTACCCTGCCCCGGAAATAAAATG GTATAAAAATGGAAGACCGCTTGAGTCCAATCACACAATTAAAGTGGGGCATGTGCTCACTATTATGGAAGTGAGTGAAAAAGATACTGGAAATTATACCATCATCCTTACTAATCCCATTTCCAAGGAGAAACAGAGTCACAAGCTATCTCTGATTGTGAATG tCCCACCCCAAATTGGTGAGAAATCTCTGATATCTCCCGTGGACTCCTACCAGTATGGCACCACCCAGACGTTGACGTGCACAGTTTATGCCgtacctcccccccaacacatCCATTGGTATTGGCAGCTGGAGGAAGAGTGTACCTACAAACCCAC ccAAGGTCTCCTAACGACAAACTCTTATGTTTGCAAAGAATGGAGAAACGTAGAGGACTTtcaaggaggaaataaaattgaAGTCAGCAAAAATCAGTTTGCACTTattgaaggaaaaaacaaa ACTGTAAGTACCCTCGTTATCCAGGCAGCAAATGTGTCTGCTCTGTACAAATGTGAGGCCATCAACAAAGCCGGGAGTGGAGAAAGAGTCATCTCCTTCCACGTGACCA GGGGTCCAGAAATCACTTTGCAGCCTGGCACCCAGCCAACCGAACAGGAGAGTGTGTCTTTGTATTGCGCTGCAGACAGAACTATGTTCGAGAATCTCATGTGGTACAAGCTAGGCCCGCAGGCGCTGCCTATCCATTCAGGAGAGTTGCCCACACCTGTCTGCAAGAACTTGGATGCTCTTTGGAAAATGAATGCCACCCTGTTCTCTAATAGCACAAATGACATTTTGATCATGGAGTTCCAGAACACATCACTGCAAGATCAAGGAAACTACGTCTGCTTTGCTCAGGACAGAAAGACCAAGAAAAGACACTGTGTGATCAGACAGCTCACGGTTTTAG AGCGCATGGCGCCCCTGATCACAGGCAATTTAGAGAATCAGACAGCAAGCATTGGTGAAACCATCGAGGTCTCCTGCACAGCGTCTGGGAATCCCTCTCCACAGATCATATGGTTTAAAGATAATGAAACCCTGGTTGAAGACTCAG gcaTAGTACTGAAAGACGGCAACCGGAACCTCACCATCCGCAGGGTGAGGAAGGAGGATGAAGGCCTCTACACCTGCCAGGCGTGCAGTGTTCTTGGGTGTGCCAAAGTGGAGGCTTTTTTCATAATAGAAG GCGCTCAGGAAAAGACAAACTTGGAAGTCATCATTCTAGTGGGTACGGCAGTGATTGCCATGTTCTTCTGGCTCCTTCTTGTCATCGTTCTTCGGACTGTTAAGCGG GCCAATGGAGGAGAACTGAAGACAGGCTACTTGTCCATCGTCATGGATCCAGATGAGCTTCCCTTGGACGAGCACTGTGAACGCCTGCCCTATGATGCCAGCAAGTGGGAGTTTCCTAGGGACCGACTGAAATTAG GTAAGCCTCTGGGCCGAGGTGCCTTTGGCCAAGTGATTGAAGCAGATGCCTTTGGAATTGACAAGACAGCAACTTGCAAGACGGTGGCTGTGAAAATGTTGAAAG AAGGAGCAACACACAGTGAGCACCGAGCCCTCATGTCTGAACTCAAGATTCTCATCCATATTGGCCACCATCTCAATGTGGTTAACCTTCTAGGTGCCTGTACCAAACCAGGAG GGCCACTCATGGTGATTGTGGAATTCTGCAAGTTTGGAAACCTGTCCACCTATTTAAGGAGCAAGAGAAATGAATTTATCCCCTACAAG AGCAAAGGGGCACGATTTCGTCAAGGGAAAGAATATGTTGGAGAAATCACTATGGACCCCAAACGGCGCTTGGATAGTATCACTAGTAGCCAGAGCTCAGCCAGCTCAGGATTTGTTGAAGAGAAGTCCCTCAGCGatgtggaggaagaagaag TTTCTGAAGATCTATATAAGAACTTCCTGACCTTGGAACATCTCATCTGCTACAGCTTTCAAGTGGCTAAGGGAATGGAATTTTTGGCCTCAAGGAAG tgtatCCACAGGGACCTGGCAGCACGAAATATCCTCTTGTCGGAGAAGAATGTGGTTAAAATCTGTGACTTTGGCTTGGCCCGAGATATCTATAAAGATCCAGACTATGTCAGAAAAGGAGAT GCTCGTTTGCCTTTAAAGTGGATGGCTCCAGAAACCATTTTTGACAGAGTGTACACAATTCAGAGTGATGTGTGGTCTTTTGGTGTCTTGCTCTGGGAAATATTTTCCTTAg GTGCTTCTCCCTATCCTGGAGTCAAGATTGATGAGGATTTTTGTAGGCGATTGAAAGAAGGAACTAGAATGAGGGCCCCTGATTACACAACACCGGAAAT GTACCAGACCATGCTTGACTGCTGGCATGGGGAGCCCAATCAGAGACCAACATTTTCAGAGTTGGTGGAACATCTAGGAAATCTGTTACAAGCTAATGCTCAACAG GATGGCAAAGACTATATTGTTCTTCCCATATCAGAGATTCTGAGCGTGGAGGAGGATTCTGGACTCTCTCTGCCTACCTCACCTGTTTCCTGTATGGAGGAAGAGGAAATGTGCGACCCCAAATTCCATTATGACAACACAGCAGGAATCAG